The following coding sequences are from one Diabrotica virgifera virgifera chromosome 2, PGI_DIABVI_V3a window:
- the LOC126880951 gene encoding uncharacterized protein LOC126880951, translating into MTDTAQVVIFIRGVDTNFDKTKELAALFPLKDTTKSRDLLEAGQSTLNRFSLQLNNLSGLATDGAPAMVGTHVDSSNIVEGKINDEQFLIEFESRLSRAERLLDEFEEIEQEMLVLDDKYNGESELINFENLFYKIISKARKIVNDSRYPGNANDNQSLVSDVYGGGTKIKLPPIPIANFDGSVENWYDDTPMLVDYHLDALLLFPNMVKESADHLRNMLDTMTETLLTLEKLDISVENWDPIVIHCLTKKFDDITFRCWEEKRPKGKVATLDEFKTFLNERVDTLKNIERNSKKVKENKEHSAGSHNNRGHNKWQRHKSFVNTESNLTETNTFSVTSQDPFCHYCKNKHYINNCVEFGKLRTFVRYEQAKKLGLCLNCLKKANHTSKYCKAGNCRKCGQKHNTMLHYDVRPNTATEVGRPGGNKEYDGAKAGEAGNSGGLQVGTSSSQALEVTQHVGSVVLDNGIEVPGEILLATALVQVMAKDGSWQTCRVLLDSGSQPNLITSELAGKLELQQDTVTIRIFGINQKSSGVSGRCMVSFKSLHNNFQKTISCLVVAKICGLIPSQNLNISQLDIPPHLPLADAGFGFSGKVDMLLGAEMFYSLLCVGQIKLSEFQPVLQKTLLGWILAGPMQNPQTYNSTMCNLNVVDIQNQLEKFWAVEEIPQERQSLSVGELEYKRLKAKGYTVLAVKFRL; encoded by the exons ATGACGGATACCGCACAAGTGGTGATCTTTATCAGAGGTGTTGATACCAATTTTGATAAAACTAAAGAACTAGCAGCATTATTTCCACTTAAGGATACCACTAAGTCACGAGATTTATTAGAGGCCGGTCAATCAACACTCAATCGCTTTTCATTACAACTAAACAACTTGTCGGGCTTAGCAACTGATGGTGCTCCAGCAATGGTTGGGACACACGTAG ATAGTAGTAATATTGTTGAGGGGAAAATTAATGACGAACAATTTCTTATTGAATTTGAAAGTAGATTATCTAGAGCGGAGAGACTGTTggatgaatttgaagaaattgaacaagaaatGTTGGTTTTAGATGACAAATATAATGGAGAGTCTgaattaataaattttgaaaacttattttataaaattatttcgaaAGCTAGAAAGATTGTGAATGACAGTAGATATCCTGGTAATGCTAATGATAATCAAAGTTTGGTCAGTGACGTATATGGTGGGGGGACTAAGATTAAGTTACCTCCAATTCCGATAGCAAATTTTGACGGTTCTGTAGAAAATTG GTATGACGATACTCCCATGTTGGTTGATTATCATTTAGATGCGTTGTTGTTGTTTCCAAATATGGTAAAGGAGTCAGCTGATCATTTGAGAAATATGTTGGATACTATGACagaaaccctgttaacgttggaAAAGCTTGACATTTCAGTGGAAAATTGGGATCCAATAGTTATACACTGCCTAACAAAAAAATTTGACGACATTACATTTAGATGTTGGGAGGAAAAGCGGCCAAAGGGAAAAGTGGCTACTTTGGATGAATTCAAAACGTTTTTAAATGAAAGGGTAGATACTTTAAAGAATATTGAGAGGAATTCAAAAAAGGTTAAGGAAAATAAGGAACATAGCGCTGGTAGCCACAATAACAGAGGACATAATAAATGGCAACGACATAAATCATTTGTGAACACAGAGTCAAACTTAACAGAGACTAATACATTCAGTGTAACAAGTCAAGATCCGTTTTGtcattattgcaaaaataaacattacattaATAACTGCGTGGAATTTGGGAAATTAAGAACTTTTGTGAGGTACGAACAAGCAAAAAAGTTGGGCCTTtgtctaaattgtttaaaaaaggcAAATCATACAAGTAAATACTGTAAAGCAGGTAACTGTAGGAAATGTGGACAAAAACACAACACGATGTTACATTATGATGTAAGACCAAATACAGCTACGGAAGTTGGTCGACCTGGTGGTAACAAAGAATATGATGGAGCGAAAGCTGGAGAAGCTGGTAATAGTGGTGGTTTGCAAGTTGGAACGTCTTCTTCACAGGCGTTAGAGGTTACACAGCATGTTGGGTCGGTTGTTTTGGATAATGGGATAGAGGTACCAGGAGAAATACTATTAGCAACCGCATTAGTACAGGTGATGGCAAAGGATGGCTCATGGCAAACATGTCGTGTTTTATTGGATTCTGGGAGTCAGCCAAACCTGATTACTTCTGAGTTAGCTGGTAAGTTGGAACTTCAACAAGATACAGTCACAATCAGAATTTTTGGTATCAATCAAAAGTCTTCTGGTGTTAGTGGCAGATGTATGGTTTCATTTAAGTCATTGcataataattttcagaaaaCAATTTCATGTTTGGTTGTGGCAAAGATCTGTGGTTTGATACCTAGTCAAAATCTAAATATATCTCAATTAGATATACCCCCTCATTTACCGCTAGCTGATGCTGGATTTGGATTTTCTGGTAAAGTGGACATGTTACTAGGTGCCGAGATGTTTTATAGTCTTCTTTGTGTGGGACAGATTAAATTATCTGAGTTTCAACCCGTGTTGCAGAAGACATTGCTGGGGTGGATACTGGCTGGACCGATGCAGAATCCACAGACGTATAACTCAACTATGTGTAATTTAAATGTAGTTGACATTCAAAATCAGTTGGAGAAATTTTGGGCCGTGGAAGAAATTCCTCAAGAGAGGCAGTCATTGTCTGTTGGTGAATTAGAGT